GCTCGACCGGGCCGCCTGGGAAGCCACCTGCGAGTGGGAGCGGGAGGATTACGCTGCCCTCGCCAAACGGATCGACAGCCTGCCGGGCGTGAATGCGGGAACGATCACCGTCGACTGTGGAAACCCGCCGGCGGTACCACAGAAGCCGTCACTGCTCAGTGGCAGTAGCGGCCACCAAGGGAGTGGGTCGGGCGGCGACGGCTCGAGCGAGCTCGAAGACAGCGACAGTGACCCGGAGGGCAACTCGTGATACCGCAGCGGGTGCTCCCGGCGAGAGGTAGGCCAAGGGGCTTGCCGGCAGGAGGATCGGCGAGGCCCACGGGCTTCCAACACGGAACTGTCTCTCCCGACTGTGGTGACGCCCAATGAGACGAGTCGCCGACTCCGGGCAGACACGCTCCGACCGGGCCAACGACACGAACAGCGAGCGCCAGCGAGCCAAGAGCGCCGACAGTCGGCGCGCAGAGAGCTCACCGTCGCACGTTCAGCAGGAACTGGGTAACGCTGGCGTGGCACGTCTGGCCGACGAAGCCGAGGCGAACAGGGTCGGTGGCCCACGCGAGGGCACCCGCGACAGTGCCGGCAGTACGGCCGGTTCGGTCGGCCCGGCGGAATCGGCACGGACAGCTGTCGCTGGGCCTAACGGCCGAGCCTTGCGACGGGGATCGCAAGCAACGGAGACAAGCAGCGCCGCGAACCGGTCGGCGAGGAGCCCGGACGGTATGTGTCCGCGCTGCCGAGCGCGGGCTAGCGCTGGCAAGCCGCTGGATTGCCCGGCGTGTGAGGCAAGACTCCAAGGCAGCGAGACACGGACTGACCGCGGCGGTGATGGCGGCCCACTCGACCGTGGGTCTCCCAGCGAGGGCAATTCGGGACTCACGGTGACCGATCCCGGGGACCGGTACGAGCGCGAGGCGGACGTCGTGGCAGACACGGTGCTGGGGATGTCGGCTCCGGACACGCGACGGGATGGTGTCGGTCCCAGCGGCCACACCTCGGATGGGTCGGCATCGGCACCCGTTACCCCCGTGACTGGCTCGACCACCAGCGATGCGAGTGGTGTCCAGCGAATGTGTGCCCGCTGCTTTACTCGGCCGGTCGCAGGGACGTCGCTGAGTTGTCCGGAGTGTGCCAAGGCCCTCCAGCGCAAGGCCGACGGATCGACTGGGGCCGGTGCCGAACCTGCGGTGGCAGACGAACTCGCCGCCGCCCGCGGTCGGGGCCAGCCGCTGCCGGGTGGCGTACGGTCGTTCTTTGAGTCGCGGTTCGACCGGGATTTCGGCGACGTTCGCGTCCACACTGGTTCCGACGCCGACAGGCTGGCCCAGTCGCTGAACGCGAAAGCATTCACTACCGGGAGCGACGTCTTCTTCGCCGGCGGCGAGTACCGACCCCGAACGGCGGCCGGCCAGCGGTTGCTGGCACACGAGCTGACCCACGTCGTCCAGCAGACCCGGCCACCGAAGGCGACCACGGACCGACACAGCCGGTCAGCGGGGCACCGCGGCGACGGCGTCGGCTCTTCGCCTGCTCTCGCCGGCACGGGTCCGGAACGTACGGGACGAGACGCTGACCCTGCGGTAGCCCACAGGGGGAGTCCGGAGGGCGAGGCTCGTGTGGCCGCGTCGGCAGTCGACGCCGGCGTTGACGTGGCCGTCGATCGGTCGGTCCAGGACGGGGCTATCCAGCGGTACGGCTTCGGTGACCTGAGGAGCGACGTCGGCGGGCTCGTCAGCAGTGCAGCGAGTTCGGCCTACGCAGCCGGTGAAACCGCCGTTCGAGCGGGTGGCGAGGCAGCCACCGCCGTCGCCGAGACTGGGGGGACGGTGGTCGACCGAGGCAGGGCGTTCGTCGAGGAGACCATCGAGAAGGTCGGTGAGACCGGCCGTGCAGTGGTCGAGCGCGTGGCTCCCGGACTCATAGAATTTCTCCGCAATCCGGGCGAGCGAATCCGCGACACCCTCGGGTCCGGACTGGGACGCTTCGTATCAGGGGCCCTCGACGTCCTCGGTGTCGAGGACGTCAGTGGACTGTTCGGCCGGCTAGAGGCAACTTTCAACAGCGCGATAGAGACCACGACGACTGTCGTCTCGGAACTGGCAAACGGGATCGGCGGGGCCCTGGGCGGAACCCTCAGCCCGTTTCTATCGGCAGTAGAGAGCCAGGCAGTCCCCATGCTCGAGGACGTCCAGAAGATGGTAGCGACTATCTTGGGTGGTATCGAGAGTGTCGGAGAGACGCTCCATGGCTCTGTCCAGTCATTCGTGGAGGGGATCGGCGGCGAGGTTGCCCAAGGCATCGCCAAGGCCGCCGCCTGGGCCTGGGAGCTCTCCGAGCCGCTCAGGAACTACGCCCAGTTGGCTTGGGACTGGGTGATGGAGCAGTTCGGCGTCGCTTGGGAGAGTTCCGATGGCGTTCGCACTTGGTTACTCGACGCTGCGGGATCGGTCTGGGACTCGATTCTGTCGACGATCCAGCCAGTGCTGGCACAGTTCGACACGGCGAAGGAGGAACTGTCCTCGCTTGCGGCGTTCAAGCCAGTCGTGAAACTGACGGATGCAGTCGGGTCGCTGTGGGACTCGCTCGGATGGATACGGGACAACTGGAACAGTAGCGACGTCCTGGTTCGGGCCCGAACCGCGCTCCGCGAGCGCGTCCTCCCAGCCGTCCTCGAGGGCATCTCGAATGTGACGGGGCTTATCGGCTCGGTTCGGGAGTGGACCGTCGGGGCCGTGGAAACCGTCGCCAGTGCCTTCGAGAGCGCTGTCGGCGCCATCAGAGGGGTTCCAATTCTCGAAATGGCCGCTGGGACAACGCAGTACGTCTACCGGCAAGTGACTCGACTCGCCACATGGGCGAGTTCGTCCTTCGACAGCCTCATGCAGTGGATGTCGTCGACGCTTGGGTCGCTGTGGTCCACGCTCGAACCCATCCTCGATTTCCTGCTCCAGCTCCGCCAAGTTCTAACCGTCCCACTCAGACTGCCAGCCCTCCTGACGGGAGCGCTCTGGAAGCGGCTCCCGGACCAGTTCAAGCCGCCGTTGATCACGTTCCTGTTCGACGTACTGGTGCGGTTCGTGAAACAGTTCCCGGCGTTCGTCTCCGGGCTCGGCCCGATTGCAGTGCTCCTGAAAGAGGCCGTCCTCGGGTTCCTGGAGCAACTGCGTGACACTGGCCCACAACGCAAGATCACCGTCTCGAACCGTATCGCGGAGTTGCTCCAAGGCAGCGTGGAGTTCGCGAAGGGCTATCTCTGGGGGATGCTGCGCGGTATCTGGGAGGGGCTCACAGACCCATTCCGCATCATCTACATGCTCGGACAGGTGGCCGTCGGTGCGACGCGCTTGCTCGCCTCGCAGATTGAGCGGCTCTTCCCGGACGACACCGACGAGCAACGTCGAGAGCAGGCCCGGAAACAACTCGAACAGGCAGACACCAAGACCGAGGGCGTGGACGAACAGATCCAGTCAACCACCGACAGCGCCAGCAGTCAGTCGAACGCGACTCCCGGCGGCGTGTTCGAGATGCTCCGGTCGATGTGGAACAGCGTCCTGTCGAAATCCAACGAGATCGGGGGACAGATCGCCTCGGCGCTGCTCGATTTCATCCAACTGCCGGACTTCGAACTCGGGGACAAGCTTGGGTGGGTCAGCGGGACCGTGTTGTTCGAGGCCGTTCTGTATGTCCTCACGGCGGGTTCCTATGCCGCGGTGACGGCCTCACGCCCCATCCTAAAGGGGATACTCCGGTTTATCGACCTCGGGGGTGAACTCGTCGGCGCCGTCGTGAAGGGACTCGCGAAGCTCAAAGGCCCCGTTTCGAGCGCGCTCGGTCAGATCGGGAACATCGTCCGTCTCGTGCCCGGACTCGGTCGGGCCTGGGACAGTGCCGCGGATGCGCTCCGCTCACTGTTCAGAGTGTCCGACGAGGCGGCGCCAGCAGGTCGCGGGGCTGGTTCGGGAGCGGAGGCGGCGGAAAGTGGTGGTGCCCGCGGTACCGGCGAGCTAGCGGAGTCCGGCGGGACCGGGGGTACTCGACAGCCCTCGTACTCGGCCGAAACACGGGCAGAGACTTGGTCGGTACGGGACGTCGACACCGGTCCGCAGTCCGGCTCGACAGCCGCCGGCCGGCCGGGGAGGGAGTCCGTGGAGGCGGTCGACGACGAGGCCACCGACGTCGCCGAGACGACCGTCCGGAACGCCATGGACGAGGTCCACGAGTTCAAGCGACTCCCGGACGGGCGACTGATTCGGTGTAGTGAGGCCTGCACGGAACTGACCACGCACGTGGTAGAGCGAACCAAGGAGATCCAAAAACAGGTTTCACCGGACAGCCCGGCGTACGCCAGGGCACAGGAACTGCAGGAACAGGCGTCCGAGTTAGGCGCTCGGTCCCTCGGGGAGGCCGGGGCCGCAACTGACGAGATTCTGGACCAAGCACGGCGACTCGAACAGGAACTGTCCGATCTGGCCAAGAAACAAGATGGCCTGCCAGGTGGACGACCCCTCGGAGAGGGGAAATCCACTGCCTCCAAGGGAGAGACGGAGGGGGGCCGTGGGTCGTCGGGAGCTGATACCGGCCGTGTCAGCCGCCAAGGGACGGAAGCACCCGATATCGAAGCGATTGGACCAGAGCGCTATCAAAATGATCTGATCTCAGACGAGAATATTCCTGCCGTTGCGTTTTCCAAAGAAAAGGGACTGCATAATCCGATTAGTGGCGATCGTCCACTCAAGATTGAGCCAGACGGCGCGGTGGTTTACGCTGACACCGGGGCGCCATGCAGGCAATGTGATCCAGCGTACTACTTTGACGAGACGGCGAGCCGTTGGAAGAAGAAACCCGACCGTCTGCTTCCGGATCAACGGGTCAGCAAAAAGACTGGCGGGACTAAAAAGGATGTCAGTCATCGATTCAATTCATATACGGAGCAAAAGGGAGATACCATCCACGAGACCACGGAAGGGGTGCTGGGTATCCCCGGTGAAGTGATGACACATCGAAATAACCCAGCACAGAAACGCGTCTCTAAAGGGACGGGAGATGATGCCGGTCACCGGATTGCTAACAAATTCGGTGCTCCTGGTAACGAGTCAAATCTGGCTCAACAAAACTGGATAGCGAATCGTTATGGGACGTTCCGCGATTTGGAGAAACGATGGGGGCGGAAACTTAAAAACGGGATGCAAATTCGCGCAAAAGTGACTGATGTAACTAGAAAAGGCGAGAGTCGTCCGTTTTATAGAAAAGTAACCTGGGAAGAAACGACAATAGATGGGTCGACGGAAACCAAGCAACTAATATTTGCGAATATGCACACACCAAAGAGTCGCACGAAACAAGACATTCCGTCCACAACGTCAGATTCGACGGCGGATCTCATTGATATAACGGACTATTTCTAGCCAGCGCCGGCGCGGTATTTTGCTTGGGAATTCAATTACGGACACGCTCACCACCGACCTCGGGGCGCTTCTGCGCCGGAATCGCATCCGCCCCATCCTCGACTCCGATGCGCTGAAAGCATGCTGACAGAACAGTTCCCTCACGAGACACGCTCCCAACCGACCGATTTGCTACCACCACGTCATGACAA
The Haloarcula sp. CBA1129 genome window above contains:
- a CDS encoding DUF4157 domain-containing protein; the protein is MRRVADSGQTRSDRANDTNSERQRAKSADSRRAESSPSHVQQELGNAGVARLADEAEANRVGGPREGTRDSAGSTAGSVGPAESARTAVAGPNGRALRRGSQATETSSAANRSARSPDGMCPRCRARASAGKPLDCPACEARLQGSETRTDRGGDGGPLDRGSPSEGNSGLTVTDPGDRYEREADVVADTVLGMSAPDTRRDGVGPSGHTSDGSASAPVTPVTGSTTSDASGVQRMCARCFTRPVAGTSLSCPECAKALQRKADGSTGAGAEPAVADELAAARGRGQPLPGGVRSFFESRFDRDFGDVRVHTGSDADRLAQSLNAKAFTTGSDVFFAGGEYRPRTAAGQRLLAHELTHVVQQTRPPKATTDRHSRSAGHRGDGVGSSPALAGTGPERTGRDADPAVAHRGSPEGEARVAASAVDAGVDVAVDRSVQDGAIQRYGFGDLRSDVGGLVSSAASSAYAAGETAVRAGGEAATAVAETGGTVVDRGRAFVEETIEKVGETGRAVVERVAPGLIEFLRNPGERIRDTLGSGLGRFVSGALDVLGVEDVSGLFGRLEATFNSAIETTTTVVSELANGIGGALGGTLSPFLSAVESQAVPMLEDVQKMVATILGGIESVGETLHGSVQSFVEGIGGEVAQGIAKAAAWAWELSEPLRNYAQLAWDWVMEQFGVAWESSDGVRTWLLDAAGSVWDSILSTIQPVLAQFDTAKEELSSLAAFKPVVKLTDAVGSLWDSLGWIRDNWNSSDVLVRARTALRERVLPAVLEGISNVTGLIGSVREWTVGAVETVASAFESAVGAIRGVPILEMAAGTTQYVYRQVTRLATWASSSFDSLMQWMSSTLGSLWSTLEPILDFLLQLRQVLTVPLRLPALLTGALWKRLPDQFKPPLITFLFDVLVRFVKQFPAFVSGLGPIAVLLKEAVLGFLEQLRDTGPQRKITVSNRIAELLQGSVEFAKGYLWGMLRGIWEGLTDPFRIIYMLGQVAVGATRLLASQIERLFPDDTDEQRREQARKQLEQADTKTEGVDEQIQSTTDSASSQSNATPGGVFEMLRSMWNSVLSKSNEIGGQIASALLDFIQLPDFELGDKLGWVSGTVLFEAVLYVLTAGSYAAVTASRPILKGILRFIDLGGELVGAVVKGLAKLKGPVSSALGQIGNIVRLVPGLGRAWDSAADALRSLFRVSDEAAPAGRGAGSGAEAAESGGARGTGELAESGGTGGTRQPSYSAETRAETWSVRDVDTGPQSGSTAAGRPGRESVEAVDDEATDVAETTVRNAMDEVHEFKRLPDGRLIRCSEACTELTTHVVERTKEIQKQVSPDSPAYARAQELQEQASELGARSLGEAGAATDEILDQARRLEQELSDLAKKQDGLPGGRPLGEGKSTASKGETEGGRGSSGADTGRVSRQGTEAPDIEAIGPERYQNDLISDENIPAVAFSKEKGLHNPISGDRPLKIEPDGAVVYADTGAPCRQCDPAYYFDETASRWKKKPDRLLPDQRVSKKTGGTKKDVSHRFNSYTEQKGDTIHETTEGVLGIPGEVMTHRNNPAQKRVSKGTGDDAGHRIANKFGAPGNESNLAQQNWIANRYGTFRDLEKRWGRKLKNGMQIRAKVTDVTRKGESRPFYRKVTWEETTIDGSTETKQLIFANMHTPKSRTKQDIPSTTSDSTADLIDITDYF